One Delphinus delphis chromosome 16, mDelDel1.2, whole genome shotgun sequence genomic window, CCAAAGGATTTAAGCAAGGGCATGAAgtgatctgatttatattttaaaaagatggctcTGGCCCCTGCGTGGTAAATGGATCATAGGTGAGCAGTAGCCAGAGGCATGAGGGGACCGAGTGAGGATTACTGCAGGGGTCCAGGTTCAAAATGGGGTGGCCTGGACTTGTGATTTGAGGATTGAGTGGATGAACTCACTCTTTAATGAGTGCAAGGCTGCCTATAAGGAAGAAAATTCCTGTGCTCTTAAGAAATGAAAGGGTCAAGTGTAGCTTAAAATGATCCAAGTATTGTCTGGCCTTCAGAGGTGTGTCTGATCAATGTGATTTTTCCACCCCTAACACTGGTCCATCTCATGAACCTTATGGCCTCCACagaaaagagacaagaaagatATAGTAGAAATAATAGAACAGTGTACTGTAGGTCAGAAGGGACGCCTGGATCCTGTGGCCTGGACTGAGGTACGCATACACTGCTTCTGAACATGTAAGGAATTGCTGAGTAAAGATTTACCAGTATTtcctgagtgcttactgtgtactAACCGTGATTATTTACATTCATTAACTCGTTCGGTATCTCATTAGGTCTTCACAGCGTGACCTGtcttcatttcacagaagaggttgACGCCTAGAGAGGTTGAGCTCTTTGCCTGCATTTAAGCAGGTACCCCACCATCCCATATCTGCAGTTCCAAAACCCCAGAGCTTTGGAAAGCACAAGCTaggttgtttttttaagtttggtgCAAATTTATTTGGCAGTAAAACCCGACCTGAACTGAAGTGAGGCTTAAGAGTTATTTCTGTTGGTTCCATGGGGCGTGAATATTCATGGGCATTGCTGCAGAAACGTGAATGCGCTTAATTACGGGTTGCTGTCTTGGACAGTATTCAGTATATTCACAGCATCACCATCTGAATTGTCTCAGGGTTCCAGATGAAGGATTGTGGATGTGAAATAAGTGCTAGAGCTCAGGTTCAGACCCCAGACTTTCTGGCTTAAAAGCTGTGTGCCCAGCTACTACACAAGCGAGAGGGAATGTAGGTTAGTTACGCTGTTTGTTTCTTGAGGAACACAAGTGTACTGCACCAGAAGCGTCACTAGACATAAAGACATTCTGTCAAGTTATTGCCCcaggttcttgtttttttttttaatgtttattttatattatttatttatttatttttggccacgccccatggcacatgggatcttagttccccgaccagggatccagccTGCGCCCTCTGCGTTGGAAgcatggagtgttaaccactggactgtcagggaagtccctgccccgGGTTCTTACTGCCCTCATAATCTCTGCCGTACCCCAGGGCTGCCCTGAAGTCCATCACCCTTTAGCTGTACCATGTCCCCTAGTGTTTAGTATATCGAGTGTCAGATAGGTATTAAGAAGAAAGTAATCTAATTGAAATAATTTACGCTCAAGAAGATATGAAAAAATTTCTCAATATTCCCAGAACTGCTGGCATAATTAAAAAGAGTGTTTATTTACCCAACTCTTCTCTAATTGGACAAAGTTTGGACAGGGTAACtaatagaagaaaaatcttaCCAGTGCAGGAGAAAATACTTTTGGTCAGCAAGTCAGCCCATGAGAAAGTTCACTGAGTCTGGTACTCAGTCTGAGTCTGCTTCTTATAGCTTGCTTTCTTCTTCACTACCTGACAGACAAGTTCTCACAATCTCCAAACGTTTCTCTCTCTCGTGTATGGGACAGTGAGGCTTTATCAGTCAAGATAGGTGAGACAGTGGTTCCGTAACAAGTAGTCCCTACATCTCAGTGGTTTAAAGGCAAAAGTTCATCTTGTTCTCATGTTACGTGTTCATCAGGATTGTCAGGGCAGATGGCTATGATCCATGCCATCCTGTTCTAGGGGCCCAGGGTGATAGGGGCTCCACCATTTGGTGGAGAAGGGGAGTTGATGaagccttttgttttttaatttattttttattttttggctgtgctgggtctttgttgatgcgcgcgggctttctgtagttgtggcgagcgggggctactctttgttgcggtgcatgggcttctcagtgcagtggtttctcttgttgtggagcacgggctctagggcatgtgggcttcagtagttgtggctcacgggctcagtagttgtggctcatgggcttagttgctccacagcatgtgggatcttcccagaccagggctcgaacccgtgtcccctgcactggcaggcggattcttaaccactgcaccaccagggaagtcccgatgaaGGCTCTTAGAGGTTTCATGTGGAAGGGGCATGCTTCCGTCTGCTCACACTTTGGCCAAAACAAGTCATGTAGCCGTGCCTAACTTCAGGTAGGCAGCAAAGCCCAGTTCTCCTGTGAGCCTAGAAGTGGAGGAGGACCCAGTATTACCTGTAGGCACTAGTGCCCCCTACCACAGTAAGGGTAGGGGAAAGAAGACAGGGGAGACCACTGATTATTTCTAAATGCAGGTGCTGCATTGTGAATACTGTACTAAAGTGGTTTCAAAGctaaaagtagaaattaaagTTAAGGTAGTGGTGGGGATCATGCTAATAGACTCAGCATCACGATAATTATCcaagaatttttttctgtaaagaaggATCTGTTGCCGAACCAGGTCCATTTGCCCGACGTGCAGCAAGCCAGACGCGTAGATGCTGAGGTTTACAGTTTATTCAGGAGGCAGCCAAGTGAGGAGATGGGAGAACAAGTCTGAGATCCGCCTCCCAACAGCGAGGGGGCTGGGGTCTTTATGGGATAAGCATGGTGGTCTTAGGAGTGGGGAAGGGTGATCGGAGGAAGGGGAAAAGGTGAGGTAATCGGTGTTCTGTGCAGGCGTATCTGGGTCACAGGCGTCTGTGTTCAGAATGGAGGTGCTCAGCGTGATCGGAGCTTTCTGGCCTCTGACCTCAAAAGGCCCTTCCTCGGACACCTGCGCAGGCCCATTTTAGGGCTGATGACCTGGCCATCCTTAGCCAGCTCGCCCTGGCAGGAGCTGACTCCAAATTCCTGCAAAACAACTAGGCTACGAGAAGCTGGGTAGGTATGCAGTtaaagagaggggaaaggaaagaacaaaataactaaAGCGAGCTTAACCAGTGAAGGCAGGTTACAAGCAGAAGGGTTTTAACAAGCCATTCCCCTGTCTATTGCTCTCCGCACAGACCCTGCTCCTCCGAGCCAGAGGCCAGGACTGCTTTTCTAGATGCTGCATGGCTGGGATGGCCTGAGGTTGAGTAGAGACCGCTGTCCTTGGCCAGATTTGACAATAGTTTCCTTGAGTCTCAAACTTCTGGTCAATTCTATGGATTGGTAACCACAGCCAGGGGATATATTGATGCAAAGAGTCACATATTTTGATGGCATTTCCAGTATCATTATTTTCTGTGGGGAATTATAAACCCAGTCTCCATCATTTCTAGAAATCTGATGTTCCTGAAAGAAAATTTCAACTCAAGAGAGTTTAAGAGAGTTAGCCATTATTCCAATGGCTGgataggagggaagaaaagagggaattctttctccctccctccctccctccctccctccctcccttcccctcccagcttgtgggatcttagttccccgaccagggattgaaccccgggccatGGCAGAGAAAGcgctaagtcctaaccactggaccgcgagGGAATTCCtgagaattatttaaatatgaccTTTTTACCCTCTAAAATTCTGCTGAGTTATCCTTTTCTAAACCCCCCACCATACAGAGTTTCCCACATTTGGTGTGTGAGATACAGACATTGGTCTCTCTCTTACTCTCTTTTCTTTGTTAGTTTCTCGTCAGTCTTTTCTTAAACTTTGAAAccgtaaatttattttctccatttgtctTCCATTAGCTGTTAATTAGGCTTCTGTGCAACAAGCATGTATTATTGTTTGCTATTTAGGCATCTGGGCCAGTTCCAAGGCTTTTAAAAACATGAGTATGCTCTTGGTGTGATGGATGCTGTAAGGAACAGATGACCTTAAtaagaatgttttcttttccttttcagaccAAAACTAGTATCCTCGAGAAAGACGTGGATGTGCAAGAATTTAACTTAGAAAAGGTACGtgctttgaaattcttaattttttcagcTTTGTAACAAAAATGCATATGTTTACATGTTGTCCAATGGTTGGGGAAATGGCGAAGCACATCACACCACATTTACTTGATTCAACATTGTGCAGTCGTTTAAAACATGTCGGCTTTGTGACTACAGTGTCAAAGATACAATGGTAAGTAGGAAAAGCAAGGATGTGTGTGTTCTGTGGTTGTGACTAGGCTTTAAAAATGTgtgggagagacttccctggtggtccagtggttaagactccaccctcccaatgcagggggcccgggttcgatccctggtcggggaactagatcccacatgcatttcACAACCAAGAGTCCATGTGCTGCAatgaaggtcccacgtgccgcaatgaaggtcccacgtgccgcaactaagacctggcgcagccaaaataatacataaataaataaataatagtaataaaaatttaaaaataatgtgtgagAAAAAAGACAGGAAGTAATCCAGCTGCCGAGAATGGGTATTGGTGACGTTTTCTCTTCTacaatatgtttttaaagaaagaacatgGACCTGTGTTTGAAGCTGCTGTGATAAAGGGTTTCCACGTGTGAGTAGATGTATCTGGGAAGGTACTTTTAGTTGTTGCCTTTATGGGTAGCTTGTTTTAGGGCACATCCTAAAGTACAGCAGAGCTCTGCGGGTCACCCTCGTTTTGTCACTAATTTGTGTGGAGACAAGTCTTTGCTTCGACTGCCTGCATTCAGTGTGGGAGAACGGCGTGGGGAGGTTATGGACCTTCGTGAGAGACTCCACAAGGCTGCTTAAACCACACCGTGACAGCACTCTTGCGAGGTGTAGCCCCTGCAGGTCCTCCATAAAGTGCTGGGCACGTAGCCCATCGTGTCTGGCAGGCAGCACTCCTAGGGCTGTGTTTCCTCTGTGGAGTTTCTGGAAGGCACTTGGGCCTGACTGTGCTTTGTGTCTGCAGGCTCGTTTGGAAGTGCACCGGTTTGGGATCACAGgttatggaaaaggaaaggagagagtccTGGAGCAGGGACGCGCCATTATGCTGGGTGCTAAGGTGAGGGCTGCTTCTGCCTCCCACCCGCAGACGGGGTGCAGCAAAGGGGGGCGCCCCGGGCAGGGCGGGGGCAAAGGCCAAGTCAGAAATGATGCTTGGTGTCCTTTCTCATTTCAGCCTCCCAAAAATAGTTATGTGAATTACAAGGTTTTGCAGGagcaaatcaaagaaaaaaagtctgcaaaggaaaaagtaaagagaaCGGTAGGTGTGATAGCCTTTTCTTAAACTAGAACAGAAAGGTGGTTGCAATTTGCTGGACCCCGCTGCTTGGAAAGCAGTCTAGACAGCAACAAATCTAGAGTTAGATGACTGTTCTTACCCTCTCTTCAAGTCAGCTACATTTTGTGATACCAGCCACATAATCTGACTTATTTACCTGAAAGGTTTGCTTTGAAATAGCAAACTCCTGTTCAGGTACTGGGAGCTACTTTGACCTTTTCCCTatatgcagtcttttttttttttttttttgccttttacgTTGTATAGAACACACGGGCTTCTGAAAAACCACAAGGGGAATAGATGTTACGCTCCCTCCCTTTCGCCTAAAATGGAAGATTTGACATTTCTCCTGTCTGTTTTCTCTGAATGGCCTTTCACAGTCTTGAAAGGGTTTTAGGATGAAACTTTGTATAATTAACATGcctacttgaaaaaaatattaaaaataaatgatatctcTGTGGCTTTTGGTCACAAACCTCTTGCCTTTTTTTTGAATCTCCATTACTGatacatatgttttctttaattgtgaAATCAGGCCCAGGACACagatattttcaagaaaaagaagaggaaaggacagGAAGACAGGTGAGTGATACCATCAGGTACTCGGGTGGAATGATTTGGATAAATCCATTGGTTAGTTCTGAACATGATACCTTGAATTGATGTGGTGTTTCTAGCCTGACACAGTGGTGCACTGTCTCTCCTGATCCTAAGTCAGCCCTTGAGGGGGGAGACAGGATTCAGTAAATTGTCCAAGATCAGACAACTCCCTCAGGATTGAACTAGGAACCTTCTCCAGTCTCCCATTTTCAAAGACCAGACATGTGCCGTGACTAGTGGAAAAGCTGAGGCTGACGTTTCCAGCAAGACCTCTGTCCCCTCCTAAGAGAGCCTGTGCTGCCTGCACTTGCATGACCACATGAGGCAGAGCACCGTGGTTTGAGTAATGGGGCGTTGATTTTGGGCCTTTCTGCTTGCTTCTTAGCTTTTGTTCAAgtacctttttctctctcctcaaatTACTGTTTCAAAATCCACTTTTGtcttgagctttttcttggacccCTAGCGAGCTTGCACATGCTGGAAGGTGGTCATCTCTTCTGGTTGTGTGGTCTGTCAAGGGCCCACTGTGCGCCGGCACATAGGTGTCTAGGTGTTGGGCGTACAGCCATGATCACACTGAGAGTCCCCGCCCTGGAGGAGCTTATATTTTAGGGAGAGAAACACAGCAAAACATCTAAACAGATAAGTAAGGGCATGTCAGGTCCTGGCAGGTTTTGTGAGGAGGTTGAAATAGTGCATCGTGAGAGAACGTCACTGAGGGTGGGCTGGTGTGTCATTCTAAGGAGGCCGCATCTGAGTCGAGAACTGAGTGGGGAAGATCCGGAAAGATCTGGTAGCTGAATATTCAACGTGGAAGaaaccagtgcaaaggccctaggGCAGGAGGCAGTTGGCATGTTCAGGGACGCAGGAAGCTAGTGGTgctgcagtggggtgggggccTTGCATGGGAGGGGCCAGGAGGTTGCAGGGCCAGACCTCGGTGGcctggttggtggtgctgaaatcctTTTGTATAAGCTTAACTATAGTACCTTCCTCTCACTTTAAATGtaggaaatccaaaaagaagaaatcGGCTCCCAGTATTTTGTCAAGTGGACGGATTGGACAGGTTGGAAAATTCAAAAATGGGACACTGATTCTGAGCCAAGttgatatcaaaaaaataaattcttccagAGTGGCTAAATGaagtactttataaaataaagagagaaatgggaaagTGCCAGTGTACTGAAACTGGACCCCTACACGACTTCCagattattcttatttatttcatatttcatagACTGCTCTTTTATTTTAGGGAACAGAAtcaaattgaaataataaaatttctatCTGCTGaagtgtctgattttttttttttttttttttggtgataaccATGTTGGGCCACAACTGTAATGTGAATCTGAAGTAAAACTGAAACCGTGTaactcagactgggacttgaacccacaggcTTCCAGCTGaggtcacacacctggtctcaggacttcaTGAAGCTCAGGGTCTTggtgtctcatcgcagaaagaattcagcgagagacaaagtgatagataggtaagaagtggatttatttagagagacaCACACTCCACCCACAGAGCAttggccatctcagaaggcgagagtggCACCAGGGTCTGGGGTTGTccgtttttataggggtgggtcatttcataggctaatgagtggtaGGAGTATTCCAGCTGtttgggggaaggggcggggatttccaggaactgggccGCCGCCCTCTTTTTGACCCTTGTGGTCgctcttggaactgtcatggcgcctgtgggtgtgtcatttagcttgctgatgtgttacagtgagcgtatactgaggctcaaggtctagtggaagtcgactcgtccgccatcttggacccatttggttctaatcagtttatgtcgtgtcctcgggctatgtcattcttttaaaggttgtgccctgccccgttccctcctgtttcaaaactattgagaagaatgttttaatattctCCATCAAGGTTCACTCGAGTTTCACTTTCACTGGTGTTTTGTGCATTTGCTTGtagatatttcataattttacgGACTTGTAGATGCTAATAATTAgcttaaaattgctttttaattttctaaaaatgatttaATGTTACTATATCATCAAAGAACTAAGAATGTGATCATATGTCAGTTGTTTTTTGGGAAAAGCATTTTCGATTTTCAGCCAAAGTGTATAAACTCTATTTTGTAAGAACTcgtataaataaaatacaactttTGTGGTAAAAATGACCATGACTATTAAATAACACAACAGATGAGTTAAGCAAATGTTATCTCCTTCTAAGTCATCACCTGGGGTaatcatacatatattttaaaataatattgccCTTGTTGAAAGTGTCTGGAACTTCTCAAATCTtgtggaactttaaaaaaaaaagggtcttcaattttttttgttttcagtgccAAAAATTGAGATCCAAGCCTAACAAATAATAAAGTTTTGGTGAAAACAGAGGGGTACTTTTCACTGCTGGCTGACTTTCTCAAGCGACTCATACATTGACTCTGAAGGCATTGCCATTGTTCAAAACATGCTTTGAATTGAAGCAAGAttggaaatgttttattaagtgaaacactgtcactgttttatttttcaggttcacTTTGAAAGGCAGTGTTCGTTAGGGTGTATATTCTGGCAGTTTTTAAGagggacttttttaaaaaaaaatttatatttacttttggctgtgtcgggtctttgtttctgtgcgagggctttctctagttgcggcaagcagggggccactcttcatcgtggtacgtgggcctctcactatcgcggcctctcttgttgcggagcacaggctccagacgtgcaggctcagcggtcatggctcacgggcctagttgctccgcggcatgtgggatcttcccggaccggggctcgaacccgtgtcccctgcatcggcaggcggattcttaaccactgcgccaccagggaagcccaagagggacTTTTTAAGAAGGTGTAGAAGATCCTAAATATGGCAGAAGCCCTAGGAAAAATCTCAGGAGCTGGAAATAACCTAGTGGAGTGGGCACCGGCCCAGTGTAACGCCCTCTCTTTATCTGCAGGGAGCCGGGATACCTCACCTCACCGCCCATGAGCTTCAGTGGCTCAGATAACTGAGCACTTGGCCGGACTCAGGACCAGAGCCCCAGGCTAGTCAATTCTGGAAAAGCACGCAAATTCCTAGTACAAAttgctttccttgtttttgtttcacctcttaaatatttacagagcagTTTTGTGACCACGGGGCGCTCTGGAACCACTCAGAGGTCTAGAGGCTACGAGCAACCTGCACGGTAAGGACTGATGATCACGCATAAGACTGTGCTTTTATCTCCCTGTTGGTGAGGCTCCTTCCAGCAAGGTTAGCAGCAGAGAGAAGTGACAGTGGAAAACGGTTCTCCGTGGAAGACAAGGGTCGTCTGGCAGCAGCCACAGAGGGAGGAGCCCTGGCCTGGGTGCGCTGGGTAAGAGCTTCCTCGCGCACGGTCTCTTCCATACTCACCGCCCTCCCCCCGTCGCAGAGCGTCTCCCCGGTCGTGGGCACATCGCGTGGATCGGTCCTGGTGCCACACGACACTCCCGCCTGCCCTTGCTCCCGGTGACCCGCTTAGGGAACTCAAGGTTCCCGTCCCCAAAACTCTTGGCCTTGTGGACCTAGCGCCCCTACTTTGcaaagagggaagcagagagcaCAGCTGTGTCCCACTGAACCGAGGCTGTTGCCTGCACGAGAAGACACCACCCCACAGGGGTGATTGAGCCTGACCAGCAAGAGCCGGTGGGGCTGCCGGCAcccaggggccagggaggggtCTGTCTGCGCCCAGGTGGTCACCCATGTGTCTCTCGTACTCCCTGTCCCCAGTGTGGGTGGCAAACACACAAGTGCCGGAACCCTGGACTGCGAAGGGTCCAGGGGCCCGCAGGAGATGAGGGTCTGAATCAGGTGCTGGGTGACGGCGGAGGGAGTCTAGGGTAAGGAGGAAAGGGCGCTAATGGTGAGTGTCTGGGCAGCGCCAGGCCCAGCGAGCCTTCCTCGGCCCAGCTCCCCTCTCTGGGACTCTGGAAGAGCTTCTCCCCAAACCTCAGGGAGGCACAGATGTGTGGCACAGGGGGGTGGACCGGTGGGCCCTGCGATGTCCCTCGCAGATCCCCCATCAGGAATAAGGACTTGGTCCCTCTGCTGCTGAGAGTGCGGTGAGCGCTCTTCGGGGACCGCCCGCCCCCTTCCCGTGCTGGCCACAGGCAGTGATGATCGACCTGAgggtattattttttcttatttttaaatatttattttttatttatttggctgcacggggtcttagttgtggcatgcagactcctagttacggcatgcatgtgggatctagttccccgaccagggattgaaccgggctcccctgcattgggagcgcagagtcctagccactgggccaccagggaagtcctgatgtgAGGGGCTTGTCATCCCAGCTCTGAACGACTCCAGTTGTGTGAGGCCCTCGCTGAGTCTCCCTTGGCCTGattctgcttccttctctttgtGTTGATGCCAAGAGCTCTCTCTAAGGGGCGTCCTGCCCTCCGCTCTCAGAGTCTGCAACTGCCCCCGACCCTGCTGAACCACTTGGTGGTCTGACAGGTGACTGAGGGCTGAGGCCAGGTCCTGGGCTGGGGGGGCACTGAGCTCTCTCTCAGGGGCGTCCTGCCCTCCGCTCTCAGAGTCTGCGACTGCCCCCGACCCTGCTGAAGCACTCGGTGGTCTGGCAGGTGGCTGAGGGCTGAGGCCAGGTCCTGGGCTGGGGGGGGGCACTGGAGATGGCTGCTCCTGGGGAGCATAATTCGAGGGAAGTGAAGGCGGCACAGAGTTTGCAGTCAGACACCAGGCTCGGTCTGGGTGAAGGGGCCGGTCAGTCTCCTTCATGCTCCCAGGTCACTTAGGACGTTTCCCCCAAGTCTTACCTTCCACTGGAACCCATGATCGATTTTTCATATGTGAATTTATCTTTAACCATATGTTAACTGTTATCAATTTCCAGCCTTATTACCTCTTGCAAAAATGACTTCCATGGACTGTTTGAGATGGTACCTTATAGAAGAGAGTCAAATGTGATCCCTTCACGATTTCCCGGGCGCACGCCGCAGAAGCACATTGACCTTGGGGTCCCTCCACCCCGccccacagtctctgccccatCCAGCTGGCACTTAGGCCGCTTTGGAGAGAGGCAGACCTTGCCGCTGAGCAGTAATCACAGACCATACCTTGTCTTTCAGCTGTTGGCAGTGTCAAAAGAATTTATTTCAAATCTGCTTACGACTGCGGTAAAACTCAGGTTTTCCAAAAGGCAATACACGAAGTTCAGCCAACCCCCAAGGACCAGAGACACAGTGTCTGCAGTTCAAAAATACAAACGCTTGGAATACCaatacaaaaattagaaaaaagttgCCTACCTCCCCCCACGTCCCCCCTCCGTGCTTCCAGTGGAACGTGAACACCGACGGGACCAAGAGCTGCCGCCAAATGCCGACAGCTCCCAACAGAAAGCGGGcccggtgggggaggggggggagggagagagcggGGCAAACACAGACAGGAAGACGCAGGTTCTGTCGACAGCCGAAACAAGGACACAACGCTTTCTGTTACTCTTAAAATTCCTTTGCCAACGTTAGACACACATCTCTCATGCTTGATACAACAGCTTAGTGTGAAAGCAGCAATTCTACATCATGCATTTCACGTTTTCTGCCTTGCTCACTCTGCACTTCCAGTTGGTGCTGAGCAACCCCGGGGTCTGGGCCGTCGAGCCACCGGGTGAGGAGTCGGAAAGGCCCTCCCCAGGCTGCAGCCTCCCCCAGGAAGCATCCGCCACGCTCCTGTGTCCACAGCCACAAGCAGTCACTTTTCCACACCTGAAGCCTGTCTTGGACTCTCCTCAGAGGCTTCCTGAGGGCCTGGCCTGGGGACCAGCGCCCACCTTGCTGGCCCGAGAGTCCCCTGGGTCTCCCGGGACCCGGGCAGGCAGCCCCCGCCCTGTGGGAGCCGTGCCCTTTGAGAGAAGGCGATGCCTCCCGCGGCGTAGAGATTTGCCTGGACTCTCAGCTCCCACCTCCTGACTCAAGTCGGCATGGTTCATCGCGAAAGCCAGGAGCCCCCCCTTGCCAGGTAGTACAAGTGAGTCCCAGCCTGTGATGACAGCAGCCCCTCTGCCTAACCCGCCTTCCACACTTAGACGCTGGTTTTCAAAGCCGCTCCCTCTGCTGAGATCTTTGGAAACAGAGGAGACACATCATCGGCTGGGAGACCCCTTAGATACCAGAACTAAGATAACCAAGGAGGCAGGAAGGCGGTCACTCTCCTTCCATGTTTCAAGGGGGTTTCTGCCTGCAGACGCCTTTGGGAACACTGACGCGTAGCCTGCTGACGGCTCTTCTGCTCTGACGGTGGGAACAGCTGCTGTGTTGCCCTCTTTGCTCACGTGAAGCCGGTTTTGCCCCCTCGCGGCCAGGCGGCTGTGTAGTCAGCACGTGCTCCTGGTCGCAAGAGGCTTGGATGGAAGACACTGGTCAGAGAAAGCTTGGGAAAGTCGCCGCACGTCCTCTGAATGTGAGCTGTTAGCCTGGACCTCCACAGATGAAATGCGCCACTTTCTTCTCTAAGGAGCGTTATCCTGTGTTCCTCACAGCACACCAGACGAGGT contains:
- the FSAF1 gene encoding uncharacterized protein C1orf131 homolog, with protein sequence MAQEPALDATAPPGSQALLDVLLQNLYDFGETEDEAEQKKIRKKREKKRDMGTPGALVAEPDLQPGSLVRGQRKSASSFFQELQEELQGVPAVTPGGLPSGPVVSSSAVAPSPLRNDREPVEVVEFHSRSRKRKQKPDQDENTKTKTSILEKDVDVQEFNLEKARLEVHRFGITGYGKGKERVLEQGRAIMLGAKPPKNSYVNYKVLQEQIKEKKSAKEKVKRTAQDTDIFKKKKRKGQEDRKSKKKKSAPSILSSGRIGQVGKFKNGTLILSQVDIKKINSSRVAK